The nucleotide sequence GTATCTTCATCTGTTGCAGCTACGACTACATAGTCATAGTCGGCACTTGCCAGCCAAGTTGTTGCATCCTCAATTGTTTGGAATCCTGCTGTTTGATATGCTACAACGCCTGCTGTTGCGAAGAATCCTTGTACAAAATCTGCGCGCGGCTTGTAGTTTTTCAGTTCGCCGAATGTTAAAATCGCTGTTTTGATTCCAGTTTGTGCATAAGTAGCACGTAAATTTTCAAATGGAATGGCAAGACGTTTTACATCTGCAAATTGAGCATTTTCAGTTGTTACTACTGTATCTTGCGGGTTTGCATAAATGTTTGTACCAATTAGTGAATGCTTGCGTGTTTCTACTTGCTTCATGCGCGCCTGATACACTTCCTCGATTTGAGCATTGATACCGTATGCTTCCAATCCGCCAGCAATTTCGATTTCTAAAAACAGTGCCCATGCTTCTTTTACATAGTCTGCTGTTAATGATTCGATAAAGTACGAACCGCCTGATGGATCGATTACATTTGTTACATGTGATTCTTCTTTCGTAACAAGGGAAACATTACGCGCAATACGGATCGACTGCCCTGATACACCTGTCAATGCATCATGCGGGTGTACCGTAATTACATCTGCACCGCCGATTGCTGCTGAGAACGCTTCATTGCCTGCACGTAATAAGTTTACATAAACATCGTATTTCGAGAAGCTGCGTACCGAAGTTTCCACTACGACCGGGACAGCGCTTGCTTCATTGCCGAATGCTGAAGCAAACGCTTTCCATAATACTTTGAAGGCACGAAGTTTTGCTACTTCTGCAAAGAATTGTGTATCGACAGCGAACTGTACGAAAAACTTCTGTTCAAATGCTTTAAAATCTTCTACCGTATTGGCAAGTTTAGCTGCTTGTGCAAGCGCAATCGCAAGCTCTTGTACAGCATTGGCACCGTCATTATGGAACGGAATCGTATTTGCACAAAACGTGCGAACGTTTGGATAGTCAGCTAATTCTACTGTTTCAGGTGAAACAATATAGCCTACAACGTCATTGCGTTTAGCTTCGTCAATATATTTGAATACATCCAGCACTGCATCTTCAGCAGAAGCGACGATAAATTTAAATGAATTTTCCGACAAATAAGCAGCGAGTTTTTCGCTGTCTTGTTCAGACCAGTCAAATGCAACCGGGCTGTTGATTGTAATCATTTCATTGCCGCGCGATAAGCTATCCTCGATATTGGCAAAAAAGCTAGCTGCATCATCACCAGCAATTTGCTGTGCAACAGTGAAGCTTGTCTGTTTTGTTAAAGAACGGATTGTTGATACTTGTTTTTCCAGTTGGTCTCCCAATTTTTCGATTAAGCTTTCTTCTGTATAAAGTGGGTCAAGCGTGATATTTTCAATTGTCTTTGTAAATAAGGATTCAAACGGTTTTCCTTTTAGTGCTTTTACCGCTTCTTCCTTCCACTGCTCATAGCTAGCTGTTTGAAATTCGATCTCTTTCATATTCATTGACATGTGGTCGCTAAGTAGCTTCCCCCCTTGTTATATTTCTGTACTATAGTTTACACGAGAATGTTCTGACAATAAAGAGAAAAAAAACGTGAAAGCCTTATTTTACAGGCTTTCACGGCGTTTTTAGTAGACTGACATCTTCTGTTTATCGACATTTTCGAGAATTTCTTTCACACGAGATAAGAATTTACCACAAATCATACCATCTAAAATTCTATGGTCTAAAGATAAACATAAATTCACCATAGAGCGTGGAGCAATCATATTACCCTGTACTATTACAGGTCTTTTTACAATACTTTCCACCTGCAAAATTGCTGCCTGTGGATGATTGATAATGCCCATTGACTGAACAGAACCAAATGATCCGGTATTGTTGACTGTAAATGTACCACCTTGCATATGCTCCAATTTCAGTTTTCCGTTGCGTACAAGATGCGCATATTCATGAATTTCTTTCGCGATGCCTTTAATCGATTTTTCATCGACATTTTTAATGACCGGCACGAATAATGCATCATCAGTAGCTACAGCAATCGATAAATTAATATCTTTCTTTTGAATGATTTTATCTTCCGCCCAAACCGAATTGATAATCGGGAATTCTTTTAGCGCCTGGGAGATCGCTTTTAGGAAAAATGCAAAATACGTCAGATTGAATCCTTCTTTTTTCTTGAAATCTTCTTTTATGCTGTCACGGTATTCAACAAGTTCTG is from Solibacillus isronensis and encodes:
- a CDS encoding methylmalonyl-CoA mutase family protein; this translates as MNMKEIEFQTASYEQWKEEAVKALKGKPFESLFTKTIENITLDPLYTEESLIEKLGDQLEKQVSTIRSLTKQTSFTVAQQIAGDDAASFFANIEDSLSRGNEMITINSPVAFDWSEQDSEKLAAYLSENSFKFIVASAEDAVLDVFKYIDEAKRNDVVGYIVSPETVELADYPNVRTFCANTIPFHNDGANAVQELAIALAQAAKLANTVEDFKAFEQKFFVQFAVDTQFFAEVAKLRAFKVLWKAFASAFGNEASAVPVVVETSVRSFSKYDVYVNLLRAGNEAFSAAIGGADVITVHPHDALTGVSGQSIRIARNVSLVTKEESHVTNVIDPSGGSYFIESLTADYVKEAWALFLEIEIAGGLEAYGINAQIEEVYQARMKQVETRKHSLIGTNIYANPQDTVVTTENAQFADVKRLAIPFENLRATYAQTGIKTAILTFGELKNYKPRADFVQGFFATAGVVAYQTAGFQTIEDATTWLASADYDYVVVAATDEDTKAIMPALLENKKQSVVLDAAGKYKEDEAAWIANGLNGFIYAGQNIVEKLSDVVMSVKGVQQ